The genomic interval TCTGAGAGTAAGCTCCCCAGGCAACTCCCACCGCCCCCAGTCGGTTATAAATGTAATCAGCGATCTCCTCGTAGTTAGCCCGCAGTCTCCTCTTTGCAAAAATGCTCGCAATTTTGATGGCTGCTCCGGCTATGTGCGAGTTTGCAACGCATGAACCCACGTTGACGATACCACCAGCTTCAAAGGCACCCGAATATTTCTCGTAGAGGGTCTTTCCTTCTTCATCCTTTACCATGGCTATGGACATAGCTGCGCACCCTGAGGTCACAACGATAAATCTACGTTTGGCAAATTCCTCAGCAATCTCTGCAACCTCCTTCCCACCGCGGGGGTAATTGGCGCATCCTACTATAGCCACCACTCCAGGAATCTCGCCGAGAACTATGGGTCCACCAACTTCCCTTATCTCCACATCTTGAATTGCCCCCCGTCCAACTCGCATCTTGAACTTCTCTTTCCATAACTGTTTTTCTCCAGCTTTGACGAGGAAGCTGTGTAAGGGGAAGTCGTTGGGGCATGCACTATCACAACGAGCACAGCCGACACAATTCTCGAGGATTTCAGCCAGTGGGTTTAGGTCTCCCTTGGCCGCTGCTTTCATGGCCTCTGGTATGGGTTGATCGTTTGGGCAAGCTCGCCTACACTCGTCGCATTGGGTGCATCCTTGAGCAGCTTTAATGATTTCTTTTATTTCTGGGATAACGTTGAATTTATTTCGTTTTGGGGCAACAGCCCTCACAGTTTCAACAGCAACTTCTCCAACCTTATCTGGGTCTAAGATAAGTACTCCAGGAACCTTTCCTTCCACCAGATCCGATATCACCGCCTCAGACGGGCTTTCAGTTCTATTTTTGAGCCCAAGACAATTTTGCGGGCTTGAAGCAATTACCGGTGTCTTGACTTTTTTTGCTTCAACCAACGCATCTGCGCGGATACACTGTTCGTCTACTACAATTAGATCGGCTAGTCCGCTTCTAATGTAGCGCAGTTGCCAGGATATGGGCCCAACTATCTTAGCCATGGAGCTGTACCTGGTGATGTCATGGGCAGTGCAACATATTCCTACAACCTCGACTTTGCCTAACAATCCTTTGTCGGTTAGGTAGTCGATTATCCCAATAGAAGAGGGCACGTTATGACCGATAACCAGAATCGTAGGTTTGGATATGTCTGCTACGCCGAAGCCTAAATCAGTCAAGGCAGCTTCAGGTTCAGCCTTTGGAAAACCATAGACTGAAATCTGCGCTAGATCCGCGATTTCCATGCCAACCTGATCCACCATCCCTGCATGAAGAACTTTGGACTCAAAGTCTAGGTTGCTTCCCTCCTGCCCAGTATGGGTGGCAGCAAGAAGAGTCGTAACTTGTCCCTCACAATAGTCGAGGATATCCCCCAAATCTTTGAGCGTTTTAGGTCTGACGCCGCAAACCAGGCGGGTTACTGGAGCCTCTATGTCTATGCTTAAGCCTCCCACGTCAAGGGGGCTGTTTCGACCGTATTTCTCGATTAGATGTTCA from Candidatus Bathyarchaeota archaeon carries:
- the cdhA gene encoding CO dehydrogenase/acetyl-CoA synthase complex subunit epsilon: MELVKKGLLVKVKELKTDVAVVKDLEVSIGRIVDKTWTEPVGPTPFPSMTDLREWDFKLLQRYKPFYLPFCDVCCLCTFGKCDLTGDKRGACGLNMASQQSRMVLLACCIGAATHISHARHLVEHLIEKYGRNSPLDVGGLSIDIEAPVTRLVCGVRPKTLKDLGDILDYCEGQVTTLLAATHTGQEGSNLDFESKVLHAGMVDQVGMEIADLAQISVYGFPKAEPEAALTDLGFGVADISKPTILVIGHNVPSSIGIIDYLTDKGLLGKVEVVGICCTAHDITRYSSMAKIVGPISWQLRYIRSGLADLIVVDEQCIRADALVEAKKVKTPVIASSPQNCLGLKNRTESPSEAVISDLVEGKVPGVLILDPDKVGEVAVETVRAVAPKRNKFNVIPEIKEIIKAAQGCTQCDECRRACPNDQPIPEAMKAAAKGDLNPLAEILENCVGCARCDSACPNDFPLHSFLVKAGEKQLWKEKFKMRVGRGAIQDVEIREVGGPIVLGEIPGVVAIVGCANYPRGGKEVAEIAEEFAKRRFIVVTSGCAAMSIAMVKDEEGKTLYEKYSGAFEAGGIVNVGSCVANSHIAGAAIKIASIFAKRRLRANYEEIADYIYNRLGAVGVAWGAYSQKAASIASGFWRLGVPVIVGPHGSKYRRMLLGRKDKEEDWYVYNARTGDKVYGGPAPEHLFTTAETKEEAMVMIAKLCMRPNDTTKGRAIKLTHYIDLHRRLYGVMPDDIHLFVRNKADVPITMKDEILKVLEEEGWKERLIPDPTLLPRLIRKRKGD